One genomic region from Gossypium hirsutum isolate 1008001.06 chromosome D13, Gossypium_hirsutum_v2.1, whole genome shotgun sequence encodes:
- the LOC107920006 gene encoding uncharacterized protein: MNFLLLRSNQQAVPEPPPVQEEVAESTYVSSSATSLEGLIGEDPLPEYPTVENHDAETNGHLGDNAGVGSGKKSSVPENHIDVCEEDGWITIPYRDLPDDWNRAPDISSLRSLDRSFVFLGEQVHVLACLSACNQETEIITPFKVAAVMCKSGKRRGAQKQNGNMEGETNSVPEGGDASLNGAVMDQNGENLEKDKIDPAKDVSASESFLRMEDHRRQTETLLKRFKNSHFFVRIAESGEPLWSKKGASEKVSELSGMDSPQSIANETNNAAKNISRQNAVIDRGNFDANVSGGVARDSIKCCSLSSGDIVVLLKVNVGVDFLRDPVIEILQFEKYQERNPSSKNQDNLVYANQDPCGELLKWLLPLDNTLPTPLTLSPPPLGSASGIGSPSQRPGVSASSGSPLFSFSHFRSYSMSSLPQNVTPPAGPVKAQSSKPSFDLDDVDHYTSQKNSKGKITGIEELLSYRGVSLERERFSVRCGLEGIHIPGRRWRRKLQIIQPIEIHSYAADCNTDDLLCVQIKNISPENVPDIVVFVDAITVVLEEASKGGPPASLPISCIEAGDDHSLPNLALRRGEEHSFILKPVSSMWKDLKTHGEKSKSSALQPPSMTSDRKGSVLVVNHYAVMVSCRCNYTESRLFFKQPTSWRPRVSRDLMISVASEMSGQYSGPNEGITPLPVQVLTLQASNLSDEDLTMTVLAPTSLTSPPSVVSLSSSPTTPMSPFVGFSELAGKAGGERRTTAVSMPSLSENQKQDGDAGAKFTSSNAQLTPTADFIPTSGLGCTHLWLQSRVPLGCVPAQSTATIKLELLPLTDGIITLDTLQIYVKEKGLIYIPEHSLMINATSSISTGII, translated from the exons ATGAACTTTCTGCTGTTGCGGTCCAATCAACAGGCAGTGCCAGAGCCACCTCCAGTACAAGAAGAGGTGGCGGAATCTACTTATGTTTCGAGTTCTGCAACATCTTTAGAAGGGCTTATTGGTGAAGATCCATTACCTGAGTACCCTACAGTTGAAAACCATGATGCCGAAACCAATGGACATTTAGGTGATAATGCTGGTGTTGGGAGTGGTAAGAAATCTTCTGTCCCAGAGAACCACATTGATGTTTGTGAAGAAGATGGATGGATCACCATTCCATATA GGGATCTCCCTGATGACTGGAACCGTGCGCCAGACATAAGTTCATTGCGTTCCCTGGATcgttcttttgtttttcttg GAGAACAAGTTCATGTTCTAGCATGCTTATCAGCATGTAATCAGGAAACAGAGATTATTACCCCATTTAAAGTTGCTGCAGTGATGTGTAAAAGTGGCAAGAGAAGGGGTGCTCAGAAACAAAATGGAAACATGGAGGGTGAAACAAATTCAGTGCCTGAAGGAGGGGATGCGAGTCTTAACGGTGCAGTAATGGATCAAAATGGTGAAAACTTGGAGAAAGATAAGATTGATCCAGCTAAGGATGTCTCTGCTAGTGAATCATTTCTTAGGATGGAAGATCACAGAAGACAGACTGAAACACTGTTAAAAAGGTTTAAGAACTCTCATTTCTTTGTCAGGATTGCAGAGTCAGGTGAGCCTCTATGGTCAAAAAAAGGTGCTTCTGAGAAAGTTTCTGAGTTGTCTGGGATGGATAGCCCACAATCTATTGCAAATGAAACCAATAACGCTGCCAAGAATATATCTAGACAAAATGCAGTGATTGATAGAGGAAATTTTGATGCTAATGTTTCTGGAGGAGTAGCTAGAGATTCTATTAAGTGTTGCTCTCTTTCCAGTGGAGACATAGTG GTACTTTTAAAAGTGAATGTTGGTGTTGATTTTCTGAGAGATCCTGTCATTGAAATTCTTCAGTTTGAAAAATATCAGGAGAGAAACCCGTCTTCTAAGAATCAGGACAACTTAGTATATGCAAATCAAGACCCATGTGGAGAACTGTTGAAATGGTTGCTTCCTCTGGATAACACTCTTCCGACACCTCTGACTTTATCCCCTCCGCCTTTAGGATCTGCTTCTGGAATTGGTAGCCCATCTCAAAGGCCTGGTGTTTCTGCCTCCTCTGGCTCTCCGCTCTTTTCTTTTAGTCATTTTAGAAGTTACTCCATGTCATCACTTCCTCAAAATGTTACACCTCCTGCTGGACCTGTTAAAGCCCAGAGTTCTAAACCATCATTTGACCTTGATGATGTGGATCATTACACTTCTCAGAAGAATTCAAAGGGTAAAATAACAGGGATTGAAGAGCTTTTATCATATCGGGGTGTGTCACTAGAGCGAGAAAGATTTTCTGTCCGTTGTGGATTAGAAGGGATCCATATACCAGGAAGAAGATGGAGGAGGAAACTTCAAATAATTCAACCCATTGAGATCCATTCTTATGCTGCTGACTGCAATACAGATGATCTTCTTTGTGTTCAGATAAAG AATATCTCTCCTGAAAATGTACCAGATATTGTAGTATTCGTAGATGCTATAACAGTTGTTTTAGAAGAGGCCTCTAAAGGTGGACCACCTGCTTCCCTACCAATATCATGTATTGAAGCTGGAGATGACCATAGTTTGCCAAATCTAGCTCTCAG GAGGGGTGAAGAGcactcttttattttaaaaccagTGTCTTCTATGTGGAAGGATCTCAAAACTCATGGAGAAAAATCTAAATCGTCCGCTTTGCAACCTCCTTCCATGACCTCTGATAGAAAGGGGAGTGTTTTGGTTGTTAACCACTATGCGGTTATGGTATCATGTCGTTGCAACTACACAG AATCAAGATTGTTTTTCAAGCAGCCAACAAGTTGGAGACCACGAGTTTCAAGGGATCTTATGATCTCTGTAGCATCTGAGATGTCAGGACAATATTCTGGACCCAATGAAGGAATCACTCCGCTTCCAGTTCAG GTTTTAACTCTTCAGGCTTCAAATTTGTCTGATGAAGATCTAACTATGACAGTTCTTGCTCCAACATCCTTAACCTCACCTCCATCTGTGGTGTCCTTGAGTTCTTCTCCAACAACACCAATGAGCCCATTTGTTGGTTTCTCTGAGCTTGCAGGGAAAGCAGGTGGTGAGAGGCGCACTACTGCAGTCTCAATGCCCAGTCTATCTGAGAATCAAAAACAGGATGGTGATGCTGGGGCTAAGTTTACTTCTTCCAATGCGCAGTTGACTCCAACCGCTGATTTCATTCCAACTTCGGGTTTGGGATGTACTCATCTCTGGCTGCAGAGTCGAGTACCACTAGG ATGTGTTCCTGCTCAATCTACGGCTACCATTAAGCTTGAGCTACTTCCGTTGACTGATGGCATAATCACTCTTGACACATTACAGATTTATGTTAAGGAGAAAG GTCTTATATATATCCCTGAGCACTCATTGATGATAAATGCGACTTCTAGCATCTCCACAGGGATTATTTAG
- the LOC107919374 gene encoding uncharacterized protein has translation MVELICERLKVASDRQKSYTNLRCQDIEYQVGDKLFPKASPWTKVLRFGRKGKLSPGVIHPYEVIEWIGLVAYHLLLPPEIERIHNVFLVSMLRRYRSDHSHVVPIKEIEVRSDLSYEEEPAAILDCEIKVLRSKTVPLMKVLWHNHKIE, from the coding sequence ATGGTGGAACTTATCTGTGAGCGGTTGAAGGTTGCTTCAGACAGGCAGAAATCTTACACTAACTTGAGATGTcaagatattgagtatcaggttgGTGATAAGCTATTTCCAAAGGCCTCACCTTGGACGAAGGTTTTGAGGTTTGGCCGAAAAGGTAAGCTTAGTCCGGGGGTCATTCACCCTTACGAGGTGATTGAGTGGATTGGACTAGTTGCTTATCATCTTCTGTTGCCACCTGAGATTGAGCGTATTCACAATGTCTTCCTTGTTTCCATGCTTCGAAGGTATAGATCGGATCATTCCCATGTTGTTCCTATTAAGGAGATTGAGGTTCGATCTGACCTTTCGTATGAAGAGGAACCAGCTGCGATCTTAGACTGTGAGATCAAGGTGCTTCGTAGTAAGACTGTTCCACTGatgaaagttttgtggcacaACCACAAAATTGAGTAA